DNA from Flavobacteriales bacterium:
AGACCCCCGATTCGTCGCCGTCGACTTCGACCCCTTCACCGGGCCGGCGATCGAACGCACCATCCCCACCACGGAAGCACAGCGCGAAGTGCTCACCGCCTCCGAGATGGGCGTCGATGCCAGCTGCGCCTACAATGAGAGCGTGTCGCTGGAACTGAAGGGCACGCTCGACCGGTCCGCCCTGGAGCACGCGATGCACGAGCTCGTGAAGCGCCACGAATCACTGCGCTCCACGCTCAATGCCAGCGGCACACGCATGCTGGTGACCGACGAGGTGAAGTTCGAACTGCCCTTCACCGACCTCTCGGTGCTGAGCGAGGCGGACCGCACCAGGCAGCTCGACGCCATCGCGCAGAAGGACATGACCACGCCCTTCGACCTGCGCAACGGCCCGCTCTTCCGCGCGCAGCTGATCCAGGTCGCGAGCGATGTCCATCTGCTCCGCCTCTCCGGCCACCACGTGGTGTGCGACGGCTGGAGCCTCGGCATCATGATGGCCGAGATCAGCGCGTTGTACAACGCAGCGAAGAACGGCGGTGCACCGAAGCTGCCCGAAGCGAGCACCTTCAGCGCTTACAGCCTGGCGACGATCGACTTCGCCAAGAGCCCCGACCACGCGGCTGTCGAGCGCTACTGGCTCGACCTCTACAAAGGGTCCGTCCCGCGCCTCGACCTGCCCACCGACCGTCCGCGGCCCAAACAGAAGACCTACAAGGGCCACCGCCTCGACCTGCTGCTCCAGCAGGACCTGGTACGCGGTCTGAAGGAAGTGGCCACGCGCAGCGGCGCCAGCTTCGTGACCACCTTGATGACCACCTTCGAGGTGCTGCTTCACAAGCTCACCGGCGACAGCGACATCGTGGTGGGCCTGCCCGCCGCCGGTCAGAGCGACCTGGGCATGAAGCACCTGGTGGGCCATTGCGTGAACCTGCTCGCGCTGCGCAGCCGCATCGATGAGGAAAGACCCTTCATCGAGCACCTGAAGGCCCGGCGCACCGGCGTGCTCGACGCCTTCGACAACCAGAAGTACACCTTCGGCACCCTGCTGCGCAAGCTGAACGTGCCGCGCGAGCCCGGCCGCATCCCGCTCTGCCCGGTGGTGTTCAACATCGACATGAACATGGACGATGGCGTGGCCTTCGACGAGCTGCAGCATCGCTTCATCAGCAACCCGCGCGCCTTCGAGAACTTCGAGCTCTTCCTCAATGCCACCGGCAACGAGGGGCACCTCACGCTCGAATGGAGCTACAACACCGACCTCTTCGACGAGGCCACGGTGCGCGGCTGGATGGACCAGTTAGTGTCGCTGATCAAACGCGTGAGCGCCGCGCCGAATGCCACCATCGCAGACCTGATCAGTGACGCTGCCCTTGTTGGTGAGCAACAGATGCCGAAGCCTGAGTGGACCGGTCGTGCCACGGCGTATCCGAAGGTGGACATCGGCAGCCTCTTCGATGAGGTGGCTGTGAAGCACGCCGATCGCACCGCCGTGGAACTGCTCGATCAAAAGCTGAGCTACCGCGAGCTGCAGCAGCGTGTGCATGCGTTGAGCGCCGCGCTCATCGGCATGGGCGTGAAGCCCGGCGAGCCGGTGGGCCTGTGCATGGACCGCAGCTTCGACATGGTGGTGGCCATGCTCGCCACGCTTCGCGCCGGCGGCTGCTTCGTGCCCTTCGATCCCGCCTACCCAGCCGACCGCCTAGCCTTCATGTTCAGCGACACCGACGTGAAGGTGATGCTGACGCAGCGCCACCTGGCGAATGCATTGCCGAGGCACAACGCGCGCAGCATCTTCCTCGATGAAGTGAAGCCAAGCGGTGATTCACCCGCGCCTAAGGTCTCGCCGGACTCACCCGCTTACATCATGTACACCAGCGGGAGCACCGGCACACCGAAAGGCGTGGTGGTGCCGCATCGTGCCATCCTCCGCCTGGTGCGCGAGCAGAACTTCGTCGCCTTCGGCCCCGACCTCTGCTGGCTGCAGCTCTCGAACATCAGCTTCGATGCGAGCACCCTGGAGATCTGGGGCGCCCTGCTCAACGGCGGAAGGCTCGCCCTGCAAGCCCAGCAGAAGCCCACGCTGCCGGAGATCTGCGATGCCATCGCCAAGCACAAGGTCACCAGCGCGTGGTTCACCGTGGGGCTCTTCAACATGCTGGTGGATGAGCAGCTCGACCGCTTGCGCGGACTGAAGCACATCCTCACGGGTGGCGATGTGCTGAGCGTGCCGCACGTGAAGAAGGCCTTGAAGGCACTCGGCCCCAACGTGCTCATCAACGGCTATGGCCCCACGGAGAACACCACCTTCACCTGCTGCTTCCCCATCAACAGCGAAGCGAGCATCACCGACAGCGTGCCCATCGGCTTCCCGCTGAACAACACCACCGTGCATGTGCTCGACGAGCAGCGCAATCCCGTGCCCGTGGGCCGCAAGGGCGAGCTCTACACCGGTGGCGACGGCGTGGCGCTGGGCTATTGGAGGCGCGACGACCTCACGGCGGAGAAGTTCATCGACGACCCCTTCAGCGGGAAGAGCGGCGCCAAGCTCTACCGCACCGGCGACATCGTGAAGTGGCAGGCCGATGGCAGCATCGCCTTCGTCGGCCGCGCCGATGGGCAGGTGAAGATCCGCGGCTTCCGCGTGGAGCTCGGCGAGATCGAGAACGCGCTGAACGACCTGCCCGCCGTGAAGGACAAGGTGGTCATCGCCCGTCAGGATGGTCCTGGCGAGAAGCAGCTGGCCTGCTATGTCGTGCCCTCGGAAGCGCACAAGGGCCCACAGGACGAGCTCCTCGACACGGTGCGTGAGCACTTGCGCGGGAAGCTGCCCACCTACATGGTGCCCACGGGTTTCGTGGTGATGACCGAATTGCCGCTCACCGCGAACGGAAAGGTCGACCGCCGATCCTTGCCCGCACCCACCGCGCAGACCAGCGCGCTGAAGGCCGAGCACGTGGCGCCGCGCAACAACATCGAGCGCGCGCTCGCCGCCATCTGGGGCAAGGTGCTCAACACAGCGGACATCGGCATTCACGACGACTTCTTCGACCTCGGCGGCCACTCGCTCATCGGGATCCAACTGCTCGGGCAGGTGGAGCAGCAGTTCAACCGGACGCTGCCGCTGAAGTCGCTCTTCGAGGCCCCGACCATCGCGCAGTTCGCGGAGCTGCTGAAGGGCGAAGGCGCAACCCACGATTGGAAGAACCTCTCGCTCATCCAGCCCGAGGGCGATGGGCTTCCGCTATTCTGCGTGCACGGCGATGAGGCCAGCCACTTCATCCCGAAGCACCTCGGAAATACGCGGCCTTTCTATGCCTTCTTCCACCAAGGCGAGGACGGCAGGCGCATCGAATACGCATCCGTGGAAGCGATCGCCGCGCACTTCATCCGCGAGTTGAAGCAGGCGAAGCCCAAGGGCCCGTACCTCCTCAGCGGATACTCCTTCGGCGGCATCGTGGCCTACGAGATGGCCCAGCAGCTCACCGCGGCTGGCGAGGAAGTGCCGGTGCTCGCCGTGTTCGACACCTATGCGCCCGGGCTGCACATGAAGGCGGTCCAGGCGGATGCGAAGCCCTGGGACGGCCTGAAGAAGGCGGTGATGCGGGGCATCGTGGGCAGGGCCTTGCGCAACGGGGGCATCGTGCCCGCGCGATTCCGGAACTTCTACATCACCGATACCTACGACCAAGCGGTCATGTCCTATCGCGCGAAACCATACCGCGGCAGGCTCACCGTGTTCAAGGCCGAACGGTCATGGGGCCCCCAACAGATGGGATGGGAATCCCTCGCCTCAGGCGGCCTTGAGGTGGCGGTGGTGCCCGGCGACCACTACGACCTGATCAAGGAGCCCAACGTGGCCGTGCTGACGGAGCGCCTGACCGCGATCCTCGACCATGCCGGTGCACTCGAGCGCCGCGCCGCAGGCTGAATCCGGCAGGCCGTGCATCCATCGAATCGGCCGATGCATCGAACGGGATGCCGTCTCGGTCGAAGTGGCACGGCCGGCACCGGCTGAATCCTAAAGTTCGCGTGGTGATAACGCTGGACGGATGGGCTGGACGAACCTGATGGTCATCCGTCGGTCGGGAAAAGGCGCGCCCTTGGTATGCGTGCAATGCGACGCGGGCAACCGCCTGCTTCCTAGATACCTTCAACAGGACCGTCCGGCGTTCGCATTCAAGCACCAGGGCGATGACGGCAAGCGCATCGCCCTGAAGACCGTGCCCGCCATCGCCGCGCACTACCTCGACGAGCTCCGGGAGGCGCAACCGAGCGGCCCCTATATCCTCTGCGGCTATTCATTCGGAGGCATCGTGGCCTACGAGATGGCGCAGCAGTTGTCGGCTGCCGGTGAGCGGGTGCCCCTTTTGGCCATCATCGATTCCTACGCCCCATCGCTGCACAGCGAGGCCATGCGCGAGGGACGTCGGCTGCATACCCTCCTGAAGGATGCGGTGATGCGCCGGATCGTGGAGGATTGCCTGGCAAAGGGACTGCCCCTCTCCGGGAAGCTCCGCCACTTCCACATCATCGACACTTACAGCAAGGCGGTGACGGCGTACCGCCCGCTTCCGTATGCCGGGCACCTCGCCGTGCTCCGCTCAGCCGACGGCTGGGGCCGCGTGGACCTGGGCTGGAAGCCATTGGCCGCAGGAGGGTTCAGCCTCCACCTCGTGCCCGGCGATCACTACGACCTGGTGAAGGAGCCGAATGTGCGCCGCCTGGCGGGCTACCTCGGGGAGTGCATCGCTGCGGCGGAGGATCTGCCGCCCTCCGCCGTTCCTTCGCGGTCGTGACCGTCCGGACCATCACCCTTCATTGCGCCCTGCCTGAGCCGGCCGGCACCGTCGCCCACCGTGCGCAGGGCCTTCCAGCGCCCGGCTCCGTCCACCTGTGGTTCGCCCCCCTCCGCGATCTGGAGGCCTTCCATGACCGCTACCTGGGCATGCTGGATGCCGAGGAGCACGAGCGTGCAGCCCGCTTCAGGCAGGAAGCGGACCGCATGCGCTACATCCTCGGCCATGGATTCCTGCGCGAAACGCTTGCGCACTGCCTCCAGGCGCAGCCCGAAGCCCTCCGCTTCAGCCGCGGGCCGTTCGGCAAGCCCGCCGTTGACGGGAGCGGAATTCGGTTCAACTTCAGCGACACCAAGGATGCCGTGCTCATCGGCGCTTCCTCCGACGAGGAGATCGGGGTGGACCTGGAGACGGCGCACCGGCGCGTGGAGCACGATGCCGTGGCCCAGCACTACTTCACCCCCGAGGAAGTGGAGGAACTGGAGGCGCTCGCGCAAACGGCTGCGAAGGAGCGCTTCCTGGAGCTATGGACCCGCAAGGAGGCCGTGCTGAAGGCCAGCGGCGTGGGCATCATGGATGACCTCCGCGCCATGCGCGTGAGCACGGGCCGCCACTGCATGCGCGTGCAGCACCCCGCATTCGCGGCGCATGCGGCGGCGGAATACCACATCGGCACCTGGCGGATCGGCGATGCCCACATCGCGAGCCTTGCATCCGCGCGCCCGCTGACCCCGATCTGGGTGCGGCTAGGTGCTTGATCAAGCCTCCTCGCCCCAGAACCGGGGGTGGAAATTGAGGAGGTACAGCCTATCGGTGGCCCTGGTGACAGCGGTGTAGAGCCATCGGATGTACTCCCGGTCGATCATCTCCTCCGTGATGTAGCCCTGGTCCACGAACACCGTGCGCCATTGGCCGCCTTGGGCCTTGTGGCCGGTGACCGCGTAGGCATACTTCACCTGCAGGGCATTCGCATAGGGGTCCTCGCGGAGCTGCTTCATGCGCGCGGATCGCGAGCTGCTTGGCACGCCTTCGGCCACCGCCTGCGCAAGCAAACGCATGCGGGGCAGAGGGAGCGCTGGGCTCTCCAAGGCCAGCGTATCGAGCATCACCTTCGCCTCCAGCTCGCGCTCCTCGAGGCCGGTCCACCAGCCGAGCACCATGTCGGCGAACCGCAGCCCATGGCGCTCCTCGATGCCGCGCACGCGCTTCACCAGCACCTGCTCGCCGTTGGCGATGAGCCCGGGACGGCCATTGAGGCCTGCCCAGAGGTAATTGTTGCGCACCACCATGAGCCGGTCGCCAGGGGAGACCTCCTCCTCGTAGCCATGGATGCGGACGCGCACCTGCTGGTTGTAGAGGTAGGCCCGCTTGTTGCTCCGGCACACCACGCACACCTCGTCATCCCCATCCCGTGCATAGGCGGACTCCAGGGCCTCCTGGAGCTCATGCCCATTCACACGGATGACATCGCTGAAGGGCATGAAGCGCGGCAGGAGCACCGCTGAGGCGCCGCCGGAATCGTCCGCCGGGCCGTGCTCACCCAGCGCAACCGAGCGCCCGAGCAGCGCCCGCAGCGCAGTGGCGTTGCGCAGGATACCCGAGGCATCGGCCTGCCGCACCACCTCGGTGAGGTCCACTGCGCCCGCAGTGAGGCCGAGGGCCCGCAGGTCGGCGACGGTGAGCGCCGGGCTGCGGTCGCTGCCCACGGGTGGCAGCTGCGCCGGGTCGCCCACCAGCAAGAGGCGGCATCCGGGGGCGCCGAAGACATGCTCAAGGAGGTCGCGCAGGAGGTCGCGCGTCCCGAAGGCTTCGTCGCCGCCGGCAGCGCCGATCATGCTGGCCTCGTCGACGATGAAGAGCGCGCCTGCATCCTTGTTCGCCGCGATGCTCACGCCCGGGCCATCTTCCCCCTCACCCACCCGATAGATGCGGCGATGGATGGTACTGGCCTCCGCACCCGCGTGCGCCGCCAGCACCTTGGCCGCCCTGCCCGTGGGTGCCAGCAGGATAACGGGCGACCGCATGGCTTTGAGCGCCCGCACCAAGGCACCCACCAAGGTGGTCTTGCCCGTGCCGGCGTAGCCCCGCAGCACGAGCGTCGGCAGCTCGCGCTGCGTGAGGAGCAGGCGCTCGAATGCCTCGATAGCCCGCTGCTGGCCCGCGGTGGGCGCATGGCCCAGGTCGGCGAGCAAGCGTTGGGAAAGGGGCCTGGCTGCGGTGTTCTGGGGCATCGGCTTCGGAACAGGGAACGGCCTCGCGGGGGCAGCCAACGCGCCAAGGCACGGGGTGAAATTATTCTACTTTTGACCGCCTTCCAGGGCACCCTTGACCACCATGAAGAGCATCGGCGGCTACATCTTCCCGGTATTGCTGATCATCCTCGGCGGGATCATCTTCGTGATCGGCCTTTCCTCCGGACAGAACATGTGGGTGAAGCTCGGCTCCTTCCTCACCCTGCTCACCGGGGTCATCGCGCTGCTGCTGCAGCTGGGAATCCTGGGGCGCAAGGCCGGGATGGCCATCGGCATCGCCTTCGGCCTGATCGCGGTTTTCCTGGCCTTCCGGAACTACCGGTCCATCGCGGAGGTGATCGAGTTCAACGAACGGAAGGCCGCCTATGACGCGCGCATCATCCAGGCCTTGAAGGACATCCGCGATGCGCAGTCGAAATACAAGGAGGCCAACAACGCCTACACGGGGAACCTGGCGGTGCTCCGCGATTTCGTCAAGAACGGCACCTACCCGATGGTTCGCAAGGAGGGCCAGGTGCCCGACACCCTGACCGAGCTGCAAGCGCTGCAAATGGGGATCATCGTGCGTGACACCATCCGCGCTTCCGTGCTCGATTCCGTTTTCCGCACAGCGCGCGCCTTGGAGAAGCGCGTCTATCCCTTCAACCCGGACAGCCTGGGCTTCTCCCCGGTCTCCGGAAAGCCCTTCCTGCTCACCGCTGGCATGATCAACTCCAGCGGCCGCAACGTGCCGGTGATGCTGTGCAAGGACCCCAGCCCGATGGTGGCCGGCGACACCCTGCTCTTCGGCAGCATGGAGAAGGCCACGGTGGCGGGCAACTGGAAGGGCGACTGACCCCCATGAAGAGCGGAGGCTGGTCGTCGCCGCGCTACCAGAGCGCCCGGGAACGGGCGTGGCACCTGAGCATCCTGATGGCGCACGAAGCCATCGCCTGGTGCGCCCACGCCATGGACACCGGCGAGCCCACGGCGCTGCAGTGGTCGGCCGATGCCTCGGCCCTCGATTCGGAGGCGCTGCCTCAGGCGCCGGCATCCGTCTCCTTCGTCACCCTGCCGGAGTGGAGCACGCTGGTGCCCGAAGCCGCCTTGGAGCCGGGCACCGAGGCCGCGCACCTGCGCCTGGTGCATGGCGGCCTGCCCACCGGGGCCTTGCGCAACGAGCCGTTCGACAGCCTGGGGGCGGTATGCATCTATGTGCACGACGACGAGAGCGAGCGCATGGTGCTGGACCGCTTCCCTGGGGCGCAGCCGGTACCCATGCAGGCGCTCATGCTGCGCGGCGCGCTGGCGCTGGCCGGCGAGGGGCCTGCCCTCCTCCTCCATCGGAGCCACGACCGGCTGGATGCGGCCGTCGCCGACCAAGGCCGGGTGCTTCTCACCAACACCTATCCGGCGAAGAGCTCGCAGGATGCGCTGTACTACGCGCTGCTGGCCGCGGAGGGGTGCGGGCTGCGCCCCGGCGACCTCATGCTGCATCATGGCGGCACACACCTCACCGCGCACGAGCGTGACCTGCTGAAGCGCTATTTCCCTCGGGAGCGCGATGCAGCGGCACGCTGGCCCGCGCTCCAAGGCGCCGGCCTTGATCCGTTCCGCTGGTCGGCGCTGCTGGAACAGTTCGCATGCGCGTCATAGGCGGCAAATACCGCAACCGCCGGATCCATCCGCCGGCCGGCACCGATGCCCGGCCGACCACCGACTTCGCCAAGGAAGGGCTCTTCAACGTGCTCCGCAACAGCGTGCCCCTCGAAGGCATCCGCGTGCTCGACCTGTTCGCCGGCACCGGCAACATGTCGCTCGAGTTCCTCTCCCAAGGGGCCGACGAGGTGATCAGCGTGGAGAGCGACCGAAAGCTCTTCGACTTCATGCAGCGCACGGCCCGCGAGCTCGGCGAAACGCGCTGGCGGATGGTGAAGGGCGACGCATTCTCCTTCCTCGCCGGCCACCGCGGCCAGTACGACATCATCTTCGCCGACCCCCCCTTCGCCATGGAAGGCATCGAACGCATCCCTACCTTGGTGCAGCAGGCCGGATCGCTCGGGACGGAAGGGCTGCTGATCGTGGAGCACTCGGAGCGGGTGAGCCTTGCGCACCTGCCGGGGTTCCAGCGCCAGCGGAGCTACGGCCTGGTGCAGTTCAGCTTCTTCGCCCCCCTCCCCGCCACGAACCCTGCATCCGCATGAACGCCCCGATCGCCGTCTTCCCCGGCACCTTCGATCCGATCACCATCGGGCACGTGAGCATCGTGCGCCGCGCACTGCCGCTCTTCAGCCGGATGATCATCGGCATCGGCGTGAACACCACGAAGCGGACCATGTTCAACGAGGCGCAGCGCGCCGCTTGGGTGCGCGAGGCGTTCCAGGGCGAGCCCAAGGTGGAGGTGGTGGCCTTCGAGGGCCTCACGGTGGACCTCTGCCGGCGCGTGGGCGCCACCTTCATCGTGCGCGGCCTGCGCAACAGCACCGACCACGGCTACGAGCGCAGCATCGCCCTGATGAACCGCCAGCTCGCCGGGGTGGAAACGCTCTTCCTGCCCTCCGCACCGGAGCATGCCCACATCAGCAGCACCATCGTCCGGGAGCTCATCGCCAACAAAGCGGATGTGGCTGCGTTGGTACCCATGGATATCCGCGCCGCCCTGGGATGAGGAAGGCCCTTGCCGCATTCGCTTTCATCAGCGCGCTCGCCGCAACCGCGCAGGAGGCGGTGATCGATGTGCATGCGCCCGCCTACGCGGGCAAGGCCATCCTGCTCTACCGCTATCAGGACCTCTTCACCCTGCGGACCGAGCGGCTCGCCACAGCGCCGATCGGCGAGGACGGGCACGCCCGGCTCTCCGCCCCGGTGGAGGGCACGGCGAAGCTGCGGCTGCGCGTGGGCGAGGCCTTCGCTGACCTCTACGCCCGGCCGGGAGCGCGGTACAGCGTGGCCTTCCATCCGCCCGCGAAGGGCATGGCCACCAGCCTGGGCGGCAGCACCCGCGCCGCCCTGGTGTTCACCGCCCTGGATGCGCTGGACGCCAATGCGCTCACCGCCGACCTCAACGGCCGGATCGATGCCTTCATCGCGGAGGACCTGGCCACCGACCAGGCGGCCGGGATGCAGGCGCTGGAGGTGCAGCGCAAGCAGGGCGCAGCGCCCGACTCGGCCAAGCGGCCGCCCACGCTGTTCGTGATGCCCACCTGGAGCAAGGTGCGCGTCGACACCTTCGAGCAGAAGGTGAGGCGCTACTACCGCGATGTGGATGACCCCTGGTTCGCGCATTACCTCACCTACAGCTTCGCCGGCCTGCGGCACGGCCCCCGGGTGAATGAGGCCGAGCTCTTCGCCCAGTACCTGAAGGGGCAGCCGGTGCGGTACGACGACCCGGAGTACGTGCGGTTCATCCGCAGTTTCTTCGCCGAGCAGCTGGTTGCAGCGGAGCGCTTCCATGGCCCCGCCTTGGCCCGCGCCTTCGAGCTGGGCCAACCGGACAGCCTTGGTGCCATCCTCGCCGCGAACGACTTCCTCCGCGACGATGCCCGCCTGCGGGAGCTGGTGATGATCGACCTGCTGCACCAGCAGTACCACGGCCGCATCGTGAAGCGCGCCGGCGCCGAGGCCATCCTGCGCCGCGTGAGCGAGGCCTCGCCGTTCCCGGAGCACCGGCTCATCGCGGCCAACATGCTCTGGGACCTGACATCCATGCGCGTGGGGCAGCGGCTGCCGCCGATGCGGCTGGAGGATATGCAGGGGCGGGATCTGGCGCTCGACAGCCTGCTGGCCGGGCCGGTCTGCATCGTCTTCACCGCCAGCTGGTGCAGCTACTGCGACCTGGAGATGCAGGGCCTGGAGCAGCTCCACAGCGAGTACAAGGGCATCGTGCCCATCATCGCCATCGGCCTCGACCAGGACCCCGAGCCGCTCCGGCGCTACATCAAGGCGCACCCGGGCATGGGGTTCCGGTGGCTCCGCGCCCAGGCCGAGCAGCAGGTGCGCGACGACCTCCGGCTGAAGAGCCTGCCGGCCGTCTTCCTCCTCAACGATGGCGTGCTCGCACGCTCGCCTGCACCATTGCCCAGCAGAGGCCTCGGTGCCGTGTTCCACCAGGTGAAGGCCGAGGCGGAGCGCAGCGGCCGCATCAAGGTGTGGGACGAATGAGCGCTGCTCAGCGGCGGAGCGCCGCCCACGCCTCGAACACCGGCCGCAGGGAGGGATAGGTGTCGCGGATGAGGGCCGGCAGCTCCTCGCGCTCCGCCCATCGCACCTCCTCGATCCCCTCCTCGGCCTGCGCGGTCAAGGGCTCCGACGAGGATGCACGCATCAGGTACCAGTCCGTCCGCTTCAGGTGGTCCGCTCCCTTACGGCGGTAGGTGTGCCAGGTGGCGTGCAGGGGCGCGATGAGCCGGATGCCGTGCACGCCGCACTCCTCCTGCACCTCGCGCACGGCGGCCTCCTCCAGGCCCTCGCCCTCCTCCACCTTGCCCTTGGGCAGGTCCCACTTGCCCAGGCGCCGGATCACCAGCAGGCGCCCGCGCTCATCCTCCACCGCCCCGCCCGCCGCGGGCACGAAGCGGTAGCCTGCACGGAACGCGTCCCACACGGGAAGGCCGGATGAGGAGTAGAGGCG
Protein-coding regions in this window:
- the rsmD gene encoding 16S rRNA (guanine(966)-N(2))-methyltransferase RsmD codes for the protein MRVIGGKYRNRRIHPPAGTDARPTTDFAKEGLFNVLRNSVPLEGIRVLDLFAGTGNMSLEFLSQGADEVISVESDRKLFDFMQRTARELGETRWRMVKGDAFSFLAGHRGQYDIIFADPPFAMEGIERIPTLVQQAGSLGTEGLLIVEHSERVSLAHLPGFQRQRSYGLVQFSFFAPLPATNPASA
- a CDS encoding TlpA disulfide reductase family protein translates to MRKALAAFAFISALAATAQEAVIDVHAPAYAGKAILLYRYQDLFTLRTERLATAPIGEDGHARLSAPVEGTAKLRLRVGEAFADLYARPGARYSVAFHPPAKGMATSLGGSTRAALVFTALDALDANALTADLNGRIDAFIAEDLATDQAAGMQALEVQRKQGAAPDSAKRPPTLFVMPTWSKVRVDTFEQKVRRYYRDVDDPWFAHYLTYSFAGLRHGPRVNEAELFAQYLKGQPVRYDDPEYVRFIRSFFAEQLVAAERFHGPALARAFELGQPDSLGAILAANDFLRDDARLRELVMIDLLHQQYHGRIVKRAGAEAILRRVSEASPFPEHRLIAANMLWDLTSMRVGQRLPPMRLEDMQGRDLALDSLLAGPVCIVFTASWCSYCDLEMQGLEQLHSEYKGIVPIIAIGLDQDPEPLRRYIKAHPGMGFRWLRAQAEQQVRDDLRLKSLPAVFLLNDGVLARSPAPLPSRGLGAVFHQVKAEAERSGRIKVWDE
- a CDS encoding NUDIX domain-containing protein, giving the protein MERKYVVWMEGKPLEVIEGDPDTVLREHWLVVNVREAQEIAPAVAALERPEVAGVRLYSSSGLPVWDAFRAGYRFVPAAGGAVEDERGRLLVIRRLGKWDLPKGKVEEGEGLEEAAVREVQEECGVHGIRLIAPLHATWHTYRRKGADHLKRTDWYLMRASSSEPLTAQAEEGIEEVRWAEREELPALIRDTYPSLRPVFEAWAALRR
- a CDS encoding 4'-phosphopantetheinyl transferase superfamily protein, whose translation is MTVRTITLHCALPEPAGTVAHRAQGLPAPGSVHLWFAPLRDLEAFHDRYLGMLDAEEHERAARFRQEADRMRYILGHGFLRETLAHCLQAQPEALRFSRGPFGKPAVDGSGIRFNFSDTKDAVLIGASSDEEIGVDLETAHRRVEHDAVAQHYFTPEEVEELEALAQTAAKERFLELWTRKEAVLKASGVGIMDDLRAMRVSTGRHCMRVQHPAFAAHAAAEYHIGTWRIGDAHIASLASARPLTPIWVRLGA
- a CDS encoding DUF3822 family protein, which translates into the protein MKSGGWSSPRYQSARERAWHLSILMAHEAIAWCAHAMDTGEPTALQWSADASALDSEALPQAPASVSFVTLPEWSTLVPEAALEPGTEAAHLRLVHGGLPTGALRNEPFDSLGAVCIYVHDDESERMVLDRFPGAQPVPMQALMLRGALALAGEGPALLLHRSHDRLDAAVADQGRVLLTNTYPAKSSQDALYYALLAAEGCGLRPGDLMLHHGGTHLTAHERDLLKRYFPRERDAAARWPALQGAGLDPFRWSALLEQFACAS
- a CDS encoding AAA family ATPase; translated protein: MPQNTAARPLSQRLLADLGHAPTAGQQRAIEAFERLLLTQRELPTLVLRGYAGTGKTTLVGALVRALKAMRSPVILLAPTGRAAKVLAAHAGAEASTIHRRIYRVGEGEDGPGVSIAANKDAGALFIVDEASMIGAAGGDEAFGTRDLLRDLLEHVFGAPGCRLLLVGDPAQLPPVGSDRSPALTVADLRALGLTAGAVDLTEVVRQADASGILRNATALRALLGRSVALGEHGPADDSGGASAVLLPRFMPFSDVIRVNGHELQEALESAYARDGDDEVCVVCRSNKRAYLYNQQVRVRIHGYEEEVSPGDRLMVVRNNYLWAGLNGRPGLIANGEQVLVKRVRGIEERHGLRFADMVLGWWTGLEERELEAKVMLDTLALESPALPLPRMRLLAQAVAEGVPSSSRSARMKQLREDPYANALQVKYAYAVTGHKAQGGQWRTVFVDQGYITEEMIDREYIRWLYTAVTRATDRLYLLNFHPRFWGEEA
- a CDS encoding thioesterase domain-containing protein; its protein translation is MGWTNLMVIRRSGKGAPLVCVQCDAGNRLLPRYLQQDRPAFAFKHQGDDGKRIALKTVPAIAAHYLDELREAQPSGPYILCGYSFGGIVAYEMAQQLSAAGERVPLLAIIDSYAPSLHSEAMREGRRLHTLLKDAVMRRIVEDCLAKGLPLSGKLRHFHIIDTYSKAVTAYRPLPYAGHLAVLRSADGWGRVDLGWKPLAAGGFSLHLVPGDHYDLVKEPNVRRLAGYLGECIAAAEDLPPSAVPSRS
- a CDS encoding amino acid adenylation domain-containing protein — its product is MEKFIQDPRFVAVDFDPFTGPAIERTIPTTEAQREVLTASEMGVDASCAYNESVSLELKGTLDRSALEHAMHELVKRHESLRSTLNASGTRMLVTDEVKFELPFTDLSVLSEADRTRQLDAIAQKDMTTPFDLRNGPLFRAQLIQVASDVHLLRLSGHHVVCDGWSLGIMMAEISALYNAAKNGGAPKLPEASTFSAYSLATIDFAKSPDHAAVERYWLDLYKGSVPRLDLPTDRPRPKQKTYKGHRLDLLLQQDLVRGLKEVATRSGASFVTTLMTTFEVLLHKLTGDSDIVVGLPAAGQSDLGMKHLVGHCVNLLALRSRIDEERPFIEHLKARRTGVLDAFDNQKYTFGTLLRKLNVPREPGRIPLCPVVFNIDMNMDDGVAFDELQHRFISNPRAFENFELFLNATGNEGHLTLEWSYNTDLFDEATVRGWMDQLVSLIKRVSAAPNATIADLISDAALVGEQQMPKPEWTGRATAYPKVDIGSLFDEVAVKHADRTAVELLDQKLSYRELQQRVHALSAALIGMGVKPGEPVGLCMDRSFDMVVAMLATLRAGGCFVPFDPAYPADRLAFMFSDTDVKVMLTQRHLANALPRHNARSIFLDEVKPSGDSPAPKVSPDSPAYIMYTSGSTGTPKGVVVPHRAILRLVREQNFVAFGPDLCWLQLSNISFDASTLEIWGALLNGGRLALQAQQKPTLPEICDAIAKHKVTSAWFTVGLFNMLVDEQLDRLRGLKHILTGGDVLSVPHVKKALKALGPNVLINGYGPTENTTFTCCFPINSEASITDSVPIGFPLNNTTVHVLDEQRNPVPVGRKGELYTGGDGVALGYWRRDDLTAEKFIDDPFSGKSGAKLYRTGDIVKWQADGSIAFVGRADGQVKIRGFRVELGEIENALNDLPAVKDKVVIARQDGPGEKQLACYVVPSEAHKGPQDELLDTVREHLRGKLPTYMVPTGFVVMTELPLTANGKVDRRSLPAPTAQTSALKAEHVAPRNNIERALAAIWGKVLNTADIGIHDDFFDLGGHSLIGIQLLGQVEQQFNRTLPLKSLFEAPTIAQFAELLKGEGATHDWKNLSLIQPEGDGLPLFCVHGDEASHFIPKHLGNTRPFYAFFHQGEDGRRIEYASVEAIAAHFIRELKQAKPKGPYLLSGYSFGGIVAYEMAQQLTAAGEEVPVLAVFDTYAPGLHMKAVQADAKPWDGLKKAVMRGIVGRALRNGGIVPARFRNFYITDTYDQAVMSYRAKPYRGRLTVFKAERSWGPQQMGWESLASGGLEVAVVPGDHYDLIKEPNVAVLTERLTAILDHAGALERRAAG
- the coaD gene encoding pantetheine-phosphate adenylyltransferase, which encodes MNAPIAVFPGTFDPITIGHVSIVRRALPLFSRMIIGIGVNTTKRTMFNEAQRAAWVREAFQGEPKVEVVAFEGLTVDLCRRVGATFIVRGLRNSTDHGYERSIALMNRQLAGVETLFLPSAPEHAHISSTIVRELIANKADVAALVPMDIRAALG